Proteins found in one Cobetia sp. L2A1 genomic segment:
- the recC gene encoding exodeoxyribonuclease V subunit gamma, whose translation MFTVLHANHLEDLRDLALKVIKAAPQPPLVPETFLVQSNGMAQWLRLSLAEADGIAASVDFPLPSSFVWRAYRGVLGDDIPELSPFDKGPLAWRLLRLLPGLLADEAQAECYAPLRDYLCRDERGQLIIATGEDMLPTLPEGAEAERQQWQLACQLADLFDQYLNYRPEWVRSWESGLEDDGFRDAFARQQIAGELPANLLPDNLPASQHWQPALWRAVLADAPASSRQHHRASLHGRFVEVARALETLPSTRRHPLPPRLFVFGISALPGQTLDALHSLSGVMDIYLMITNPCRHYWGDIISDREAVRRSLRADAERVAQQRARHSEAPALIGLAEEELHLKANPLLAGLGAQGRDFIVSLYEFESALSGRDSGFDLELDVFVPRISEDMPPEQAPLLHQIQDEILELVHPGERALAEGGSRLLDSDDDSISLVSAHSALREVEILHDRLLAAFERAREAQQRGEGELLRPRDILVMVPDIDKYAPYIEAVFGQLAPGNPRHIPFTIADRVASQANPLLGLVLMLLELPERRLGVSEVLDALDVAAFRRRFDIEEGELERLRRWLADSGVRWGLSGEHRERLGFMPLDENSWRFGLERMLLGYATGSVAGAGQEGRFLQDEHHDGALMDMQGLSFDGVVPFDEVAGLEAELAGKLAELVERLDSWRQLLDTTRTPSDWATTLQQLWDESLSADSAEEFDILARLQAALSRLDKGWQQAGYDAPLSLKVVREALRGELDNGGLAQRFLAGRVNFATLMPMRAIPFREVHLLGMNDGDYPRVRMPQDFDLMASRPQPGDRSRRDDDRYLFLEALLSARDRLSVSWVGRDQRDNGERPPSVLVGELLDYIELGWTPENATQDISREEALRLRLITEHPLQPFSRRYFFNTTDSAASQSHGGAGAASLSTYESSWASLHAASTPASSEASAASATGTPSEAVSAVPSALAQLAEQAADQHVKLGADALTRFLRRPWQLGLDRLGVRFRDAEVPDEDNEPFSPDGLENFTLTRELLDAALAGQSLPLAAERLRRAGRLPALGFADALIEPRLKRLEQQLASWRDQLGDATSLPPRTLEVPLVIHDAAGEGQRVTLTTRLTSRYQMADDGEGESRLLATLEATHFGTLKEGSKGRYKRLGKPHRLLSGYLDWLMANARPGLGDTVDKGTAPRNGGYQWLALFEDRWLLFPTLRIEQAEDALRHLVGGYAQGWQAPLAAALELAVTAWQVLDGDDRSAILASLQAGTGLDEAVTRLEKPWLDNTLWRAMETRFMEDIFKGPPALRRQEGALGELWPVFSDFATDDGLARSLRLYQPLIEAMLSARQGVLGERAVELSAAQGEQP comes from the coding sequence ATGTTTACCGTTCTCCACGCCAATCACCTTGAAGACCTGCGCGATCTGGCGCTCAAGGTCATCAAGGCCGCTCCTCAGCCACCGCTGGTGCCGGAAACCTTTCTGGTCCAGTCCAACGGCATGGCCCAGTGGCTCAGATTATCGCTGGCCGAGGCCGATGGCATCGCAGCCTCAGTGGATTTTCCACTGCCGTCGAGTTTTGTCTGGCGTGCCTACCGCGGCGTGCTCGGGGATGATATTCCGGAGCTATCGCCTTTCGATAAGGGGCCATTGGCCTGGCGGTTACTGAGGTTATTGCCCGGGTTGCTGGCGGATGAGGCGCAGGCGGAATGCTATGCACCGCTCAGAGACTATCTATGTCGTGATGAGCGCGGCCAGTTGATCATCGCGACAGGCGAGGACATGTTGCCGACCCTGCCGGAAGGTGCGGAGGCGGAACGCCAGCAATGGCAGCTGGCGTGTCAGCTTGCAGATCTCTTCGATCAATACCTCAACTATCGCCCTGAATGGGTGCGTAGTTGGGAGAGCGGGCTGGAAGACGACGGCTTCCGTGATGCCTTTGCTCGGCAGCAGATTGCCGGTGAGCTGCCCGCCAATCTGCTGCCAGATAATCTACCGGCGAGTCAGCACTGGCAGCCGGCACTGTGGCGAGCGGTACTTGCCGATGCGCCAGCCAGCAGTCGCCAGCATCACCGTGCCTCCTTGCATGGCCGCTTTGTCGAGGTCGCTCGGGCGTTGGAAACATTGCCTTCGACGCGTCGTCATCCACTACCGCCCCGGCTATTCGTGTTCGGTATCTCTGCACTGCCGGGCCAGACGCTGGATGCACTGCATTCCCTGTCCGGGGTGATGGACATCTACCTGATGATCACCAATCCCTGTCGGCATTATTGGGGCGATATCATCTCTGATCGTGAAGCCGTGCGGCGTAGTCTGCGGGCTGACGCCGAGCGAGTGGCTCAGCAGCGTGCGCGTCATTCCGAGGCACCGGCGCTGATAGGCCTGGCTGAAGAAGAGCTTCACCTAAAGGCCAATCCTTTATTGGCAGGGCTTGGCGCACAGGGCCGCGACTTCATCGTCAGCCTGTACGAATTCGAAAGTGCGTTGTCGGGACGCGATAGCGGCTTCGATCTCGAGCTGGATGTTTTCGTGCCGCGTATCAGCGAGGACATGCCGCCAGAGCAGGCGCCGTTGCTGCACCAGATTCAGGACGAGATTCTCGAGCTGGTGCATCCCGGTGAACGGGCGCTGGCGGAGGGCGGGTCGCGCCTGCTCGACAGTGATGATGACTCCATCAGTCTGGTCAGCGCTCACTCGGCGCTCCGCGAGGTCGAGATTCTGCATGACCGCCTGCTGGCGGCCTTTGAGCGAGCGCGTGAGGCACAGCAGCGTGGAGAGGGTGAGCTATTGCGCCCACGTGACATCCTGGTGATGGTGCCGGATATCGATAAGTACGCACCCTATATCGAGGCGGTATTCGGCCAGCTGGCACCGGGCAATCCGCGTCATATACCCTTCACGATTGCCGACCGCGTCGCCAGTCAGGCCAATCCGTTACTCGGTTTGGTATTGATGCTGTTGGAGCTACCCGAGCGCCGTCTTGGTGTCAGTGAGGTGTTGGATGCTCTCGATGTCGCTGCCTTCCGTCGCCGTTTTGACATCGAAGAAGGCGAGCTTGAGCGTCTGCGTCGTTGGCTGGCGGACAGTGGTGTGCGCTGGGGGCTTTCCGGTGAGCACCGTGAGCGTCTCGGCTTCATGCCTCTGGATGAGAATAGTTGGCGCTTCGGCTTGGAGCGCATGCTGCTGGGCTATGCCACCGGTAGCGTGGCAGGTGCGGGGCAGGAGGGTCGTTTCCTGCAGGACGAGCATCACGATGGCGCGCTGATGGATATGCAGGGATTGAGCTTCGATGGCGTGGTGCCTTTCGATGAAGTGGCGGGGCTTGAGGCCGAACTGGCCGGGAAACTGGCTGAACTGGTTGAGCGTCTGGACAGCTGGCGTCAGCTGCTTGATACCACGCGTACGCCGTCGGATTGGGCCACCACGCTTCAGCAGTTATGGGACGAGAGTCTGAGCGCTGACAGCGCCGAAGAGTTCGATATTCTTGCGCGCTTGCAGGCCGCGTTGTCTCGCCTCGACAAGGGATGGCAGCAAGCCGGATACGATGCACCGCTTTCGCTCAAGGTCGTGCGTGAGGCGCTGCGCGGTGAGTTGGATAACGGCGGTCTGGCGCAGCGATTCCTGGCGGGGCGCGTCAACTTTGCCACCTTGATGCCGATGCGCGCGATCCCCTTCCGCGAAGTACATCTGTTGGGCATGAACGATGGCGACTATCCGCGCGTGCGCATGCCGCAGGACTTCGACCTGATGGCCAGCCGCCCGCAGCCGGGTGATCGCTCGCGGCGTGATGATGACCGTTATCTGTTCCTCGAGGCACTGCTATCAGCGCGTGATCGGTTGTCGGTGTCGTGGGTCGGACGTGACCAGCGCGACAATGGCGAACGTCCACCTTCAGTGCTGGTCGGTGAACTGCTCGACTATATCGAGCTGGGCTGGACGCCGGAGAATGCCACTCAGGATATCTCGCGTGAAGAAGCGCTGCGTCTGCGCCTGATTACCGAGCACCCACTGCAGCCCTTCTCGCGACGCTATTTTTTCAACACCACTGACAGCGCAGCCAGCCAGAGTCACGGCGGTGCAGGCGCGGCTAGCTTATCTACCTATGAATCCAGCTGGGCGAGTCTGCATGCCGCGTCGACTCCAGCGTCGTCAGAGGCATCAGCTGCATCAGCGACAGGTACGCCATCCGAGGCGGTATCTGCAGTCCCATCGGCCTTGGCCCAGCTTGCTGAACAGGCGGCTGATCAACATGTGAAACTCGGCGCTGATGCACTGACGCGCTTTTTGCGTCGTCCCTGGCAGTTGGGGCTTGATCGTCTTGGTGTGCGCTTTCGCGATGCCGAAGTACCGGACGAAGATAACGAACCCTTCAGCCCTGATGGTCTGGAAAACTTCACTCTGACGCGTGAGCTACTTGACGCAGCGCTCGCCGGTCAATCATTGCCGCTGGCCGCTGAGCGGTTGCGTCGAGCGGGCCGCCTCCCGGCGCTGGGCTTTGCGGATGCACTGATCGAACCGCGCCTCAAGCGACTGGAGCAGCAACTGGCCAGCTGGCGGGATCAGCTTGGTGATGCCACCTCGCTGCCACCGCGTACGCTCGAGGTGCCGCTGGTGATTCACGATGCTGCCGGCGAGGGCCAGCGCGTGACACTGACGACTCGTCTCACGAGTCGCTATCAGATGGCAGACGATGGCGAGGGCGAAAGCCGCCTGCTGGCAACCTTGGAGGCCACGCACTTTGGCACGCTAAAAGAAGGCTCCAAGGGACGTTACAAGCGTCTGGGCAAGCCGCATCGTCTGCTCTCCGGCTATCTCGATTGGCTGATGGCCAATGCGCGTCCCGGTCTCGGTGATACGGTGGACAAGGGCACTGCGCCACGCAATGGCGGCTATCAATGGCTGGCGCTCTTCGAGGACCGCTGGCTGTTGTTCCCCACGTTACGTATCGAGCAGGCAGAAGACGCATTGCGCCATCTGGTTGGTGGCTATGCCCAGGGCTGGCAGGCCCCTCTGGCCGCTGCACTGGAACTGGCCGTGACCGCATGGCAGGTATTGGACGGCGATGATCGTAGCGCAATATTAGCCAGTCTTCAGGCGGGTACTGGCCTTGATGAAGCGGTAACGCGTCTCGAGAAGCCATGGCTCGACAACACGCTATGGCGTGCAATGGAGACACGTTTCATGGAAGACATCTTCAAAGGGCCGCCGGCGCTGCGCCGTCAGGAAGGTGCGCTGGGAGAACTCTGGCCAGTCTTCAGCGACTTCGCGACTGACGATGGGCTGGCCCGGAGCCTGCGCCTTTACCAGCCACTGATCGAGGCCATGCTCTCGGCACGTCAAGGTGTGCTCGGTGAACGCGCGGTGGAGCTGTCCGCAGCACAAGGAGAGCAGCCATGA